A genome region from Cervus canadensis isolate Bull #8, Minnesota chromosome 10, ASM1932006v1, whole genome shotgun sequence includes the following:
- the E2F1 gene encoding transcription factor E2F1: MAVAGAPAGGPCAPALEALLGAGALRLLDSSQIVIISTAQEASAQPAPAGPAAPAAGPRDPDLLLFATPQAPRPTPSAPRPALGRPPVKRRLDLETDHQYLAESSGPARGRGRHPGKGVKSPGEKSRYETSLNLTTKRFLELLSRSADGVVDLNWAAEVLKVQKRRIYDITNVLEGIKLIAKKSKNHIQWLGSHATVGIGGRLEGLTQDLQQLQESERQLDHLLHVCTTQLRLLSEDADSQRLAYVTCQDLRSIADPAEQMVMVIKAPPETQLQAVDSSETFQISLKSKQGPIDVFLCPEESVGGTSPGKTPSQGAASGEEDRAADLATAVPPPPSSPSSSPATDPSQSLLSLEQEPLLSRMGGLRAPVDEDRLSPLVAADSLLEHVREDFSGLLPEEFISLSPPHEALDYHFGLEEGEGIRDLFDCDFGDLTPLDF; encoded by the exons ATGGCCGTGGCCGGGGCCCCCGCGGGCGGCCCTTGCGCGCCGGCGCTGGAGGCCCTGCTCGGGGCCGGCGCGCTGCGGCTGCTCGACTCCTCGCAGATCGTCATCATCTCCACGGCGCAGGAAGCCAGCGCCCAGCCGGCCCCCGCCGGCCCCGCCGCACCCGCCGCCGGCCCCCGGGACCCTGACCTGCTGCTCTTCGCCACTCCGCAGGCGCCCCGGCCCACACCCAGCGCGCCGCGCCCCGCGCTCGGCCGCCCGCCG GTGAAGCGGAGGTTGGACCTGGAAACTGACCATCAATACCTGGCCGAGAGCAGCGGGCCAGCTCGGGGCAGAGGCCGCCACCCAGGAAAAG gtgTGAAGTCCCCAGGGGAGAAGTCACGCTATGAAACATCGTTGAACCTGACCACCAAACGCTTCTTGGAGTTACTGAGCCGCTCGGCTGACGGGGTGGTCGACCTGAACTGGGCGGCCGAGGTGCTGAAGGTGCAGAAACGGCGCATCTATGACATCACCAACGTCCTGGAGGGCATCAAGCTCATCGCCAAGAAGTCCAAGAACCACATCCAGTGGCT AGGCAGCCATGCAACGGTGGGGATCGGCGGGCGGCTTGAAGGATTGACCCAGGACCTCCAGCAACTGCAGGAGAGCGAGCGGCAGCTGGATCACCTGCTCCACGTCTGCACCACACAGCTGCGTCTGCTCTCCGAGGATGCTGACAGCCAGCG CCTGGCCTATGTGACCTGCCAGGACCTTCGGAGCATCGCAGACCCTGCAGAGCAGATGGTCATGGTGATCAAGGCCCCCCCTGAGACCCAGCTCCAAGCCGTGGACTCCTCGGAG ACCTTTCAGATCTCCCTTAAGAGCAAACAAGGCCCGATCGACGTTTTCCTGTGTCCTGAGGAGAGTGTGGGCGGAACCAGCCCTGGAAAGACCCCGTCCCAGGGGGCAGCTTCtggggaggaggacagggcagcTGACCTTGCCACCGCAGTGCCACCACCACCATCGTCACCCTCCTCATCGCCTGCCACGGATCCCAGTCAGTCCCTGCTCAGCCTAGAGCAAG AACCTCTGCTTTCCCGGATGGGCGGCCTGCGGGCCCCCGTGGACGAGGACCGCCTGTCCCCGCTGGTGGCGGCCGACTCACTCCTGGAGCACGTGAGGGAGGACTTTTCCGGCCTCCTCCCCGAGGAGTTCATCAGCCTGTCTCCCCCCCACGAGGCCCTCGACTACCACTTTGGCCTCGAGGAGGGTGAGGGCATCAGAGACCTCTTCGACTGTGACTTTGGGGACCTCACTCCCCTGGATTTCTGA